TAAGTATGGGGACGAACTGGCTGACTCGGTTGATTATCAGGGGGGCGGCTTCGAGTGGCTGGACGTGCGGAGTTCTCGTAGCCTTATAGAAAACGTTGGTGCAGCTCTGGCCGCCGACCAGGATATTGGCTCGCTACACCAATCTTGGCGCTCAACCAGTGTAGGCGAGATAGTAGGTCGGTTACGCACCCCATGGGAAGGCTGGGGTAACATGCCAACTCGGGCACAAGAGGTTGCTCAGGCCCTTGGGAGGGCGCTTATCGTTCCTCATATAGACGGCTCTCTTCAGAGGCTTGAATCTGTGCAGAAGGGCGCCGGGAGGCTCTTACCACTTGTGGCTTACCCCAATCAGCAGCAGCCCCCCGAAAAGCGACGGTTCGATATCCCGTATCAGGAGTGGACGTCTCGATTTGCAGAGCTAAGACACCAGCCTACGGTCGAGACTCTAACTGCTTGGGGGGTCGTGTCGCGTAACGCAGACATGATGATCGATGATATGTTGGTGCGCCAGCAAGAGTTTGGGTTCGGAGGCGCCGTGTGGGATACAAAGCATGGGTTCGAAGCCCGACATGGTATGCGATTTAACGATCCCGAGGGGATGATTCAGGTGCTTGGCAGTCGTGCGGTCTTGAACGAGGTGCATCTCAATCTTACCAACGACCCAAGATCTCTCCAGGCCGCCCTAGAGGGAGGGCTGCACAAAACTCATCACGGACATGCCCTAGAGGCGGCATTCGAATCCATGCCATCCGACCAAGAGCTTCTGATTGTCACCGAGCTAACCCCCGGGGACTTCGAAGCTATCGGCAGCCCAGATGTTATAGAGGGTCACAGGCAGGTTATTCGATCAATACTCGCACTCGCTGCGTAGCCGGACGTGCATTCTGTTAAAATGGACTTATGTCCGATGAAAATACAGAGCCAAAAGAAAAACACTTCGAGGACCAGTTAGACGACGAAGAAGTACAGCTCGTTTTTCGCAAGCACCCCATTGTTATGCGCAAGGGACTGGTGTTTGGCATGCTTGGCCCTCTCTTGGGGGTTATACCTGCTGCAGCTTTTCCGGCGCTTGGATTTGGCTGGTTCTTTGGTGGGCTCGTAGGCGGCTTTGTCCTAGGGGGACTCATATTTCTGCCTGCATGGATCAACTGGCATTACAGTGTGTTTATCGTGACAGATCAACGCCTCATCCAGATCACTCAGCGGGGTTTGTTCCATCGCAGTATTGTCGATTTAGGGCTCAGTAAAATACAGAGCCTTAACTATGAGGTAGCAGGGCTCCAGGCGACGCTACTTGGTTATGGTACAATACTCGTGCAAACGTATATGGGTGACTTGGTGGTGCATGATATTCATCACCCCGCAAAGATATACAAACAACTGCTGACCATCCTGAAAGATCACGGCGTTACGCCGGACCAGATGGCACAGCAAGAAGAGGAAGCACCAGACATTGAAGCGGAAGAAGCTTAAGAAACTACTTTCAAAGCGCCCGCGGCGCACATCAGAGCCAGAGGTACGTGAGAGCGTTCCGCGTATTACCAATGAGACAGTTGCTGCGCACCGCGAAGAGGTACTGGGCAGCGCCCGTAAGTATATCTATCCACTGCAACATTCCAAGCACCGTATAGTGCTTATCTCTACAGTGCTCTTTATCGTTACCATCGTATTTTTCTTTACCTATTGCACATTGGCACTCTACAAATTTCAGACTAGCTCTACCTTCTTATACCGAGTGTCACAGGTTATGCCATTTCCTATCGCCCGCACGGGTGGTCGGTTTGTAGCATACGAAAATTATTTGTTTGAGCTGCGGCACTACACTCACTACTACGAGAATCAGCTAGATACCGACTTCTCTGACCCCAAGAATACGCCACAGCTGAATGACTTCAAGCGACGGGCATTAGATAAAGTCATCAGCGATGCCTATGTTAAACAGCTCGCCAAGCAGCACAACGTAAGTGTCAGTAGTCAAGAAGTGAACGATCAGATTACCCTAGTGCGCAATCAGAATCGTCTGGGTGGTAACGACAAAGTGTTCGAAGATGTACTGCGTGATTACTGGGGGTGGTCTGTCGACGACTTCAAGCGAAGTCTGCGCCAAGAGCTCCTTGCCCAAAAGGTTGCCTCAACACTCGATACAGACACACATACCCGAGCAGAGATGGCTCTGGCAGAGGTCAAGGCAGGTGGCGATTTTGCCGCACTAGCAAAGAAGTACTCAGACGACCCCAAGACCAAGGACACCGGTGGGGAATTTGGCTATCCTGTCGATCGCACCGATCGCAACCTGAGCGCCCAGACAACAGACGCGCTTTTCAAGCTTGCGCCTGGCCAGGCCTCAGAGCTTATCAATACCGGATACAGTCTAGAGATTCTTAAGAATATCGAAGCTCAGGGTGACAAAATCCGCGGTGCGCATATGTTATTCAACTTTAAAGATATCAACACCTACGTGAACGACCTCAAAGAGAAGAAGCCTTCCACTCAGTACATCAGTCTGCCAGCAGCACCCAGCCCAACGGGGCCATAGGTGTATGTCCGAATACGACAAGCTCCGTCGCAGCTATCTCCCGTCTCGGGTGAAGGTACTGCTTATTGCCGAATCTCCACCGCCGGCTGCGCATACAGCAAGTAGCCGGCACTTTTATAGAACAGATCAGGTACGGCGTGATGATAGGGTTTTTGTGAACACTATCAAAGCCCTGTACCCAGAAACGGCAGACATGACCGAATCCCAGATAGAACCGGCAAAAGAGCAGTGGCTCCGCCGTTTCCAGGACAACGGGTGGTACATGATAGAAGCTTTGGAAGAGTCACAGCCTCACGAGGTGACCAAGCAACAGCGACAGGACAAGATTGCCCAAGCACTGCCTGAGCTCATAAAACGTGTGCAGCAATTAGCCGACAAGAACACCAAGATCATCCTCATAAAATCCAATGTATTCGACGTTGCCGCCGAACCCTTGCGCCAAGCAGGGTTCAATGTGCTGAACACAGAGCTATTGGATTATCCGGGGCGCTTCAATCAACGGGCATACCGCGAAAAACTTGCTCGGCTTGCCAAGCAAGCATAACTCTTTATTGGTCAGCAGCGTTGCCGCCCAGAACAACCTTACTCAAGACCTTGCCGGTGTCATCAATCTCATACATGTGAACTTCGCCCGTCTTGATCTCTACTTCGTGGGACTTATCGTCGCTCACTTCTTCAAGATGCTTCATCAGTGCTCGCAAAGAGTTGCCGTGCGCAGCTACGATAACGTTCTTGCCGTTCTTGAGGTCGTTCAGGGCGTGCTGTTCATAGAAGGGCAGTACGCGGTCAGACACATCTTTCAGGGTCTCGCCTCCGGGCACCGGGTGGTCCCAGCTGCGGCGCCACTTCATGAACTGCTCTTCGCCGTGCTCTTCTTTGACTTGCCACTTGTTTTTGCCCGTCAGGTCACCATAGTCACGC
This window of the Verrucomicrobiia bacterium genome carries:
- a CDS encoding PH domain-containing protein, whose product is MSDENTEPKEKHFEDQLDDEEVQLVFRKHPIVMRKGLVFGMLGPLLGVIPAAAFPALGFGWFFGGLVGGFVLGGLIFLPAWINWHYSVFIVTDQRLIQITQRGLFHRSIVDLGLSKIQSLNYEVAGLQATLLGYGTILVQTYMGDLVVHDIHHPAKIYKQLLTILKDHGVTPDQMAQQEEEAPDIEAEEA
- a CDS encoding SurA N-terminal domain-containing protein, which gives rise to MKRKKLKKLLSKRPRRTSEPEVRESVPRITNETVAAHREEVLGSARKYIYPLQHSKHRIVLISTVLFIVTIVFFFTYCTLALYKFQTSSTFLYRVSQVMPFPIARTGGRFVAYENYLFELRHYTHYYENQLDTDFSDPKNTPQLNDFKRRALDKVISDAYVKQLAKQHNVSVSSQEVNDQITLVRNQNRLGGNDKVFEDVLRDYWGWSVDDFKRSLRQELLAQKVASTLDTDTHTRAEMALAEVKAGGDFAALAKKYSDDPKTKDTGGEFGYPVDRTDRNLSAQTTDALFKLAPGQASELINTGYSLEILKNIEAQGDKIRGAHMLFNFKDINTYVNDLKEKKPSTQYISLPAAPSPTGP
- a CDS encoding 2,3-diphosphoglycerate-dependent phosphoglycerate mutase — its product is MAYLVLVRHGQSEWNLLGQWTGLTDVALTDKGREEAREAGKLLESIDIHRAYSSPLQRAKHTLDEVLDGLGLSHIERSEHTEINERDYGDLTGKNKWQVKEEHGEEQFMKWRRSWDHPVPGGETLKDVSDRVLPFYEQHALNDLKNGKNVIVAAHGNSLRALMKHLEEVSDDKSHEVEIKTGEVHMYEIDDTGKVLSKVVLGGNAADQ